The Platichthys flesus chromosome 8, fPlaFle2.1, whole genome shotgun sequence genome has a window encoding:
- the LOC133959259 gene encoding G protein-regulated inducer of neurite outgrowth 1, with amino-acid sequence MGSLKDEMRGFREDHQPHDKTDEGERSGGSDDGAVPEGALLNTSQESSTRGDHQPKQHTNTSPAEEGGESPTSTDQVLSGEDRDNPDSTQIKDCTQTDSTAPTQQPEADETTAHPTNMTICTKSLKNGDADMQREKSEDGSVGPDREREPEILTILVPSATDPSNPLSPDPRSPAPPGQQHMRTQVSLEVVQCRSAATSPMTPPDGVHPFFFPISFGGSGAVGSDTKDAELQVGQQVEFCSVATSPMTPKTPSTTAFPELIGREMVQRGEPVKGSGEQRESGTQESFPVTRSLTGAESEITAAFKCATSTELNDGSSSAGRTQSQVTVADSDQQRKQQRMGSMDQDITILVTHYSNNEEEDEENNELCSYSIEQEMVKIDEYEEQGENKSDGDEKISTEVDAPDQNPPQSTAAESSAPASGQPITNMKPDSSEGRENKDVSDESVTKPPVPESPAPFGCHSICTQVSLEVVQCQSAATSPMTPPEGDFAFYFPSSIGRCGAVGAGTKDAEMQVDQQVEFRSVATAPMTPRTPTTTTFPEVMQKARTEEKIVEEVEVKDEQVEREVECKEEENITEEKKKEAEEDEDQTESINCQEKDEENCEEPVQEVSWDDKGMTWEVYGAVLEVAVLGSAIQKHLEKQVKKQKPSMPPPPPLNPSAMPPSEASQGGSGSGSGKGRAGKRGSRDGKGSRRRRNPFRQLMENMQQPHCCSRAHTNE; translated from the coding sequence ATGGGAAGTCTTAAGGACGAGATGAGAGGTTTCAGAGAGGACCACCAGCCTCACGACAAGACAGATGAGGGAGAGCGTTCAGGTGGCTCGGATGACGGCGCCGTGCCAGAGGGAGCTCTGTTAAACACAAGTCAAGAGTCATCAACCCGAGGGGACCATCAGCCAAAACAACACACGAACACCAGCCCCgctgaggagggaggtgagagCCCGACATCCACAGATCAAGTGCTTTCAGGGGAGGATAGAGACAACCCTGACTCAACACAAATTAAAGACTGCACACAGACCGATAGCACCGCTCCGACACAACAACCTGAAGCTGATGAAACAACCGCTCATCCTACAAACATGACAATCTGTACCAAGTCCCTGAAGAATGGAGATGCAGACATGCAGAGGGAAAAGTCGGAGGATGGTAGTGTAGGTccggacagagaaagagagccaGAAATTCTGACTATCCTGGTGCCGTCAGCCACAGACCCCTCCAACCCTCTTTCTCCAGACCCACGttccccagctcctcctggacAGCAACACATGCGCACGCAGGTGAGCCTGGAGGTCGTCCAGTGTCGCTCTGCAGCCACAAGCCCCATGACTCCTCCCGACGGCGTCCACCCCTTCTTCTTCCCAATCTCCTTCGGGGGATCCGGAGCTGTGGGCTCTGACACAAAAGACGCCGAGCTACAGGTGGGTCAGCAGGTGGAGTTCTGCTCCGTTGCCACGTCCCCCATGACCCCAAAGACGCCATCGACCACCGCTTTCCCCGAACTGATCGGGAGGGAGATGGTGCAGAGGGGGGAGCCAGTGAAAGGATcaggggagcagagggagagcggCACACAAGAGAGTTTCCCTGTGACAAGAAGTCTGACCGGAGCTGAGTCAGAGATAACCGCAGCTTTTAAATGTGCCACATCAACCGAGCTGAATGACGGCTCCAGCTCTGCCGGCCGCACACAGTCACAAGTTACTGTGGCTGATAGTGATCAGCagagaaagcagcagaggatgGGAAGCATGGATCAGGACATTACAATCCTGGTCACCCACTACAGCAAcaatgaggaggaagacgaagagAATAATGAGTTATGTTCTTACTCCATTGAGCAAGAGATGGTCAAGATAGATGAATATGAGGAACAAGGTGAAAACAAGAGCGATGGAGATGAGAAGATCTCCACAGAGGTTGATGCTCCTGATCAGAATCCCCCTCAAAGCACAGCTGCAGAATCATCTGCTCCTGCCAGTGGACAACCAATAACCAATATGAAACCTGACAGTTCAGAgggcagagaaaataaagatgtAAGTGACGAGTCTGTGACAAAACCTCCCGTCCCTGAATCTCCAGCTCCCTTCGGCTGCCATAGCATCTGCACACAGGTGAGCCTGGAGGTGGTGCAGTGTCAGTCTGCAGCCACCAGCCCTATGACCCCTCCTGAGGGGGACTTTGCCTTCTACTTCCCAAGCTCTATTGGGAGATGTGGGGCTGTGGGTGCAGGGACTAAAGATGCCGAGATGCAGGTGGATCAACAAGTGGAGTTCCGTTCAGTCGCTACAGCGCCCATGACCCCGAGAacgcccaccaccaccacgttTCCCGAGGTCATGCAAAAGGCACGTACGGAGGAGAAGATAGTGGAGGAGGTAGAGGTTAAAGACGAGCAGGTTGAGAGAGAGGTAGAAtgtaaagaggaggagaatataactgaagagaagaaaaaggaagcAGAAGAAGACGAGGACCAAACAGAATCAATAAACTGTCaggagaaggatgaggagaattGTGAGGAGCCGGTGCAGGAGGTGAGCTGGGACGATAAAGGGATGACGTGGGAGGTGTATGGGGCTGTGTTGGAAGTGGCCGTGCTTGGCTCAGCCATCCAGAAACACCTGGAGAAGCAGGTGAAGAAGCAGAAGCCGTCCATGCCGCCCCCGCCTCCCCTCAACCCCTCGGCCATGCCCCCCTCAGAGGCCTCCCAGGGCGGGTCGGGCTCAGGGTCGGGCAAAGGCCGGGCCGGGAAGAGAGGGAGTCGGGACGGGAAGGGGAGTCGACGCCGGAGAAACCCGTTCCGTCAGCTGATGGAGAACATGCAGCAGCCCCACTGCTGCTCCCGAGCTCACACCAACGAGTGA
- the cdhr2 gene encoding cadherin-related family member 2: protein MDGILGSILLLCLISLTYANTSPTITESTYHLCEDIPPGVDAFTIQATDAENDVLTYSLNGPYAQYFSVGEHTGIVKVAIPLNIPDVIRLGVVVSDGPNYTPTQLNLVFSEANNNPPIFQDRSYDKVIPENTAVGTTLFRAKAVDEDTGTAGVINYSIDQVTPIEGSSVFSIDAAGNVKLAKSLNYTSLSTFYRLRINATDGGGKCYYDNINYFSSVVYSFITVEDVADLDPKFLGVPYLGRVEENSLVGTFVFKVFAIDQDIGINDVINYSIESTTAAGLFQISKDKGIISVMSRIDRELVGDTVTLTVKATESNPNIHGTLASTTADVLISIIDVNDNQPAFYKCDGSRDSCVQASHFTGEVLEHALGAVSINMTVKDPDKISRTKLILEGTDKDVFSVEPQFTSSDSIVQLMVKQPKLLDFEKIQQIVLQVVAIDEDIPTFRYTATVTIAIKDANDNSPTFPHDTYKLNVSEHSPDGTVVAKITAEDPDTMDQGNITYRLLPDSIRLYFDVKPQTGSIYVKNMTLLDREVRSLYSATLEAIDTEGKPGNTMLEITVTDINDQKPVFNRESYLAFVEEGGKLEVKIEATDADDSDTENSQIVYGIMQSRFSDNFTIDPNTGVLTNRGELDREDLDPKLNGRIEINVTATDKGTPPLSSVVPVIINVEDINDNVPLFEASSYNFSVKEGERGAYVGSVYAEDLDQTTDFNRISFSIIEGSFGSFIIRTFADERGYRGNITVDPDIELDFESTRKQFRLRVEATDLEQKTAVKTVEVYVLDVNDERPEFTPTGPVTVKENTTVSGAIGSFTGQDKDGNHSLVYELESIKCRCNGSLIPCSWFILDPNGEVRLNLSYTVDYEQCDQAVIEALVVDEFTEKGENNSVTTGELVINIVDINDNAPEFIPSDSVFVVVSESASKGTSVAGVTAIDGDSGVNRQIDFKVTAVQFEDNNNRTTNMRLLFEAVTTQQKDIYVGIIQTTEGLEMSLKGKYLVTVTATDTGGISSNTVLEIFSVDESYKVELQFTKTVEQVEQDRDKIIRSLTAATNAAVEVVLIRPETVDTSRASPITVMVAYFVYSNGTALTSNEVERMVSGPEHYPVLADLGLRYIGQPPTTVVEVDTVKYVLFGMVGGLIIVLGILTTSLMCTRRNYGRKLKAAKAMNSASMMTSDNQKGGAVVPGTNKYTMEGANPVLNLHMVLDLDEESSDVDKVSLNSLDLTEDMGLPGNHMKTNMLMIEEEEEDEEEEYGGPPEYIEPLGAALAQRGQKRDQPNVGFSNPAFSTTDL from the exons CTAACACCAGTCCTACAATCACCGAGTCGACTTACCATTTGTGTGAAGACATCCCGCCAG GTGTCGATGCGTTTACTATACAAGCAACAGACGCAGAAAATGATGTCCTGACTTATTCACTCAACGGGCCCTATGCTCAATACTTCAGCGTCGGCGAACACACTGGGATTGTAAAAGTCGCAATTCCTTTAAATATCCCG GATGTTATACGTCTTGGAGTTGTTGTCTCTGATGGTCCAAATTAT ACACCAACACAGTTAAATCTAGTATTTAGTGAGGCCAACAACAACCCACCCATATTCCAGGACAGGTCATATGATAAAGTGATTCCAGAA AATACCGCTGTGGGCACAACTTTGTTTAGGGCGAAGGCTGTTGATGAAGATACTGGAACTGCCGGTGTTATTAATTACAGCATTGATCAA GTTACTCCAATTGAAGGATCAAGTGTGTTCAGCATCGATGCAGCTGGTAACGTCAAATTAGCAAAAAGTCTGAATTATACTTCACTAAGCACTTTCTACCGTCTTAGGATCAATGCAACA gaTGGTGGGGGCAAGTGTTATTATGACAATATAAACTATTTCTCCAGTGTTGTTTATTCCTTCATTACGGTGGAGGACGTCGCAGATCTCGACCCAAAGTTCCTCGGTGTTCCCTATCTAGGGAGAGTTGAGGAGAACTCTCTGGTG ggcacatttgtgtttaaagtgttCGCAATAGACCAGGACATTGGAATTAATGATGTTATCAACTACAGCATTGAAA GTACGACAGCAGCTGGCCTGTTTCAAATCTCAAAAGACAAGGGCATTATTTCTGTGATGTCACGAATTGACAGAGAACTTGTTGGGGATACTGTTACCCTGACTGTAAAG GCCACCGAGTCTAATCCAAACATCCACGGGACACTAGCCAGCACCACAGCAGATGTACTGATCAGCATCATTGACGTCAATGACAACCAGCCTGCGTTTTATAAATGTGACGGCTCAAGAGACTCCTGTGTACAAGCAAGCCACTTCACAGGAGAGGTCCTTGAACACGCACTGGGGGCCGTATCCATCAACATGACGGTCAAAGACCCCGATAAG atttctcgCACTAAGCTAATCCTGGAGGGAACTGACAAGGACGTGTTTTCTGTGGAACCTCAATTTACGTCGTCAGATAGTATCGTTCAGCTGATGGTCAAGCAGCCCAAACTGCTGGACTTTGAAAAGATACAGCAAATAGTTCTGCAG GTGGTTGCCATAGATGAAGATATACCAACCTTCCGCTACACTGCTACAGTTACTATTGCCATCAAGGACGCCAATGACAACAGCCCCACGTTCCCACACGACACATATAAGCTGAATGTGTCTGAGCACTCTCCTGATGGGACGGTAGTGGCCAAGATCACT GCAGAGGATCCTGACACAATGGACCAAGGCAACATCACCTACAGACTTCTTCCAGACAGCAT ACGACTGTACTTTGACGTGAAGCCACAAACGGGCTCAATTTATGTGAAAAACATGACTCTGTTGGATCGGGAGGTCCGATCTCTGTATTCAGCGACTCTGGAGGCCATAGACACAGAAGGGAAGCCCGGCAACACAATGCTGGAGATCACTGTGACCGATATCAATGACCAGAAGCCAGTCTTCAACAGAGAATCCTACCTGGCGTttgtggaggaggggggaaagCTTGAAGTAAAGATCGAG GCGACTGATGCAGACGACTCGGATACAGAAAACAGCCAAATTGTGTATGGAATTATGCAGAGCAGGTTCAGTGACAACTTCACCATCGACCCAAACACTGGCGTGTTGACAAACAGAGGCGAGCTGGATCGAGAGGACCTGGACCCGAAGCTGAATGGGAGGATCGAAATCAACGTAACTGCTACTGACAAAGGAACTCCCCCGTTGTCCTCTGTGGTCCCAGTTATCATCAATGTAGAG GATATCAATGATAATGTTCCGCTATTTGAGGCCTCCTCTTATAATTTCTCTGtcaaagaaggagaaagag GTGCATATGTGGGCTCTGTCTATGCTGAGGATTTGGACCAAACGACAGACTTCAATCGCATTTCTTTCAGCATAATCGAAGGAAGCTTCGGCAGCTTCATCATACGCACCTTTGCAGATGAGAGGGGCTACAGGGGGAACATCACTGTGGACCCGGACATTGAATTGGACTTTGAGAGCACCCGGAAGCAATTCAGACTGAGGGTAGAGGCAACAGATCTTGAGCAAAAGACAGCTGTGAAGACAGTGGAGGTGTACGTGCTGGACGTGAACGACGAGAGGCCTGAGTTCACGCCTACGGGACCTGTGACGGTGAAAGAGAACACCACTGTCAGTGGGGCCATTGGGAGTTTCACAGGCCAGGACAAAGACGGAAATCACTCACTGGTTTATGAACTGGAATCCATCAAATGCAGATGCAACGGCTCTCTGATACCCTGCAGCTGGTTTATCCTCGATCCAAATGGGGAAGTCAGACTCAACCTGTCGTACACAGTGGACTATGAACAGTGTGACCAGGCAGTGATCGAGGCCCTGGTGGTGGACGAGTTCACAGAGAAGGGGGAAAACAACAGTGTTACAACAG GAGAGCTGGTGATCAACATTGTAGACATCAACGACAACGCTCCTGAATTCATTCCCTCAGATTCTGTATTTG TTGTGGTGTCTGAAAGTGCAAGTAAAGGGACGTCAGTTGCAGGAGTCACT GCTATAGATGGTGACTCTGGAGTTAACAGGCAGATTGACTTTAAAGTAACAGCAGTCCAGTTCGAAGACAACAACAATCGCACAACTAACATGAGACTGCTGTTTGAGGCCGTCACCACACAGCAGAAGGATATTTATGTTGGGATTATCCA AACTACTGAGGGACTGGAAATGTCACTGAAGGGGAAATATTTAGTAACGGTGACTGCAACTGATACTGGTGGCATCTCCAGCAACACTGTACTGGAG ATTTTCTCAGTTGATGAATCGTATAAAGTCGAACTTCAGTTTACAAAAACCGTAGAGCAAGTTGAACAGGATCGGGATAAAATCATCAG GTCGCTCACTGCTGCCACCAATGCTGCTGTTGAAGTTGTCTTAATCAGGCCTGAAACTGTAGACACATCCAG AGCTTCACCTATCACTGTGATGGTGGCGTATTTTGTCTACTCCAACGGGACAGCTCTCACCTCCAATGAAGTGGAGAGGATGGTGTCTGGTCCTGAGCATTATCCTGTACTGGCTGACCTTGGCCTCAGATACATT GGGCAGCCTCCTACGACCGTAGTAGAAGTAGACACTGTGAAGTACGTTCTGTTCGGGATGGTGGGAGGCCTCATCATCGTGCTGGGGATCCTCACCACCTCTCTCATGTGCACCCGCAGAAA CTACGGGAGGAAGCTAAAGGCCGCCAAAGCTATGAATTCTGCGTCCATGATGACGTCTGACAACCAGAAGGGTGGCGCTGTGGTGCCTGGAACCAACAAGTACACCATGGAGGG AGCCAATCCAGTTCTCAACCTCCACATGGTCCTGGACTTGGACGAGGAGAGCTCAGATGTGGACAAAGTCAG TCTCAATTCCCTCGACCTCACTGAAGACATGGGCCTTCCTGGAAatcatatgaaaacaaacatg CTGATGatcgaggaggaagaggaggatgaggaggaggagtacgGCGGACCACCAGAGTACATTGAGCCTCTGGGTGCAGCGCTGGCCCAGCGGGGACAGAAGAGAGACCAACCTAATGTGGGTTTCAGTAACCCGGCCTTCAGCACCACAGATCTGTGA